The following proteins are co-located in the Heteronotia binoei isolate CCM8104 ecotype False Entrance Well chromosome 21, APGP_CSIRO_Hbin_v1, whole genome shotgun sequence genome:
- the LOC132589558 gene encoding protein Tob2-like: MYQEVKEALSVITFYLYDWLPRRRVDHFREELEQLLERKYEGHWYPETPLRGSAYRCIWIGKTRDSVVELAARRSGLTVEDVQDSIPAELTVWIDPFEVSYRFGEEGPVETVYLKDNKGCSTAKGQSKSRSRLNPEAPAFVPARSQTTFLSGSPPPSADQSSGLTFTVATFAATKFGSTKVKKSSKRLNWGLACPGK, from the coding sequence ATGTATCAGGAGGTGAAGGAAGCCTTGAGTGTTATCACCTTTTACCTGTACGATTGGCTCCCACGGAGAAGGGTTGACCATTTTAGGGAAGAATTAGAGCAGCTACTTGAGAGGAAATATGAAGGCCACTGGTACCCAGAGACACCCCTAAGGGGGTCCGCCTATCGCTGTATTTGGATAGGGAAGACCAGAGACTCTGTAGTAGAATTGGCTGCCAGAAGAAGTGGACTGACTGTAGAGGATGTCCAGGACAGCATTCCTGCAGAATTGACTGTGTGGATTGACCCATTTGAAGTCTCCTACCGATTTGGGGAAGAAGGGCCAGTCGAGACCGTGTATCTGAAAGACAATAAAGGCTGCAGCACAGCCAAGGGACAGAGCAAAAGCAGAAGCAGGCTCAACCCTGAGGCTCCGGCTTTTGTCCCCGCTAGGAGTCAGACAACCTTCTTGTCCGGCTCCCCACCTCCATCTGCTGACCAATCTTCTGGTCTGACTTTCACCGTGGCTACTTTTGCAGCTACCAAGTTTGGCTCCACAAAAGTGaagaaaagcagcaaaaggcTGAATTGGGGTCTTGCTTGCCCAGGAAAATAA
- the LOC132589559 gene encoding C-type lectin domain family 2 member B-like, producing the protein MRSLDFLDVPEGSPQQRTAAVGSRSVLWKKFLAVPVVGAVLLITIIVMAVQKTQPCSPCPFLGITACPQHWIGYHGKCYYKSEDERDWNSSETKCSAFGATLALIDSQWDLSFLVNLTRPVHHWIGLSRQTGLVWKWQNGTEFADQFLVRGDNVCAYLDDTGVSSTRCSLEKNFLCSQADACAGSVGRH; encoded by the coding sequence ATGAGGAGTCTGGATTTTTTAGATGTCCCAGAAGGGTCCCCGCAGCAGCGTACAGCAGCTGTGGGCTCCCGAAGTGTATTGTGGAAGAAGTTTTTAGCAGTCCCCGTAGTGGGTGCAGTTCTGCTTATAACTATCATTGTAATGGCTGTCCAAAAGACACAGCCTTGCTCACCATGCCCCTTTCTTGGCATCACTGCCTGCCCACAACATTGGATTGGGTACCATGGGAAATGTTATTATAAATCTGAAGATGAAAGGGATTGGAATAGCAGTGAGACTAAATGCTCTGCATTTGGTGCCACTTTGGCATTGATTGATTCACAATGGGATCTGAGTTTCCTAGTGAACCTGACTCGCCCTGTACACCACTGGATTGGCCTCTCCAGACAGACAGGCCTGGTGTGGAAATGGCAAAATGGCACAGAGTTTGCTGATCAGTTTCTTGTGCGAGGAGATAATGTATGTGCTTATTTGGATGATACTGGTGTAAGTAGTACCAggtgttccctggagaaaaacttCCTCTGTAGCCAGGCGGATGCCTGTGCTGGAAGTGTAGGGAGACATTAA